From a region of the Lactuca sativa cultivar Salinas chromosome 4, Lsat_Salinas_v11, whole genome shotgun sequence genome:
- the LOC111914644 gene encoding probable sugar phosphate/phosphate translocator At1g06470, with amino-acid sequence MNGGSNAELASTLSPRRSNINEKRVSFDIEDDFDGGLKNSNTDYVDKHKPSFSSSKNPIVIADILKTLFLILVWYTFSTFLTLYNKTLLGDDMGRFPAPLLMNTIHFAMQAVFSRAITYFWSQRFEPTVTMSWKDYFMRVVPTALGTALDINLSNASLVFISVTFATMCKSAAPIFLLIFAFAFRLESPSFKLLGIMLVISSGILLTVARETEFDLWGFIFVMLAAVMSGFRWSMTQILLQKEAYGLKNPLTLMSYVTPVMALLTALLSLILDPWDEFRSSSYFDTSGHIIRSCFLMLFGGMLAFFMVLTEYILVSVTSAVTVTIAGVVKEAVTILVAVFYFHDEFTWLKGAGLVTIMFGVSLFNWYKYQKLHKDKSDIGESPGSETAVPAKYVILEEINDEEEMIP; translated from the exons ATGAATGGTGGTAGCAACGCTGAATTGGCTTCTACTCTTAGCCCTAGGAGATCAAATATAAACGAAAAACGTGTTTCTTTTGATATCGAAGATGATTTTGATGGAGGATTGAAGAACTCAAATACTGATTATGTTGATAAACATAAACCTAGCTTTTCAAGCTCCAAGAACCCCATTGTCATTGCTGATATACTCAAGACATTATTCCTCATACTTGTGTGGTACACCTTCAGTACATTCTTGACATT GTATAATAAAACACTATTGGGAGATGATATGGGGAGATTTCCTGCTCCTTTATTGATGAACACAATTCATTTTGCAATGCAAGCTGTTTTCTCAAGGGCAATCACATACTTTTGGTCACAAAGATTCGAACCAACTGTAACTATGTCATGGAAGGACTATTTTATGAGAG TTGTACCAACAGCTCTTGGAACAGCACTTGATATCAATTTGAGCAATGCATCACTTGTTTTCATCTCTGTTACATTTGCTACCATG TGTAAATCTGCTGCTCCTATATTTCTCCTGATATTTGCTTTTGCATTCAG GCTGGAGTCTCCAAGCTTTAAACTTTTAGGCATCATGTTGGTGATATCATCTGGAATTTTATTAACAG TTGCAAGAGAGACCGAATTTGATTTATGGGGTTTCATTTTTGTGATGCTTGCTGCTGTTATGTCTGGTTTTCGTTGGAGCATGACTCAAATCCTTCTTCAG AAAGAGGCCTATG GTTTGAAGAATCCGTTGACCTTAATGAGCTATGTAACTCCTGTAATGGCCCTATTAACAGCTTTGCTATCTCTTATTTTGGATCCTTGGGATGAATTTAGAAGTAGCAGCTATTTTGACACCTCAGGGCATATCATCAGGAGTTGCTTCCTCATGCTTTTTGGGGGGATGCTTGCCTTTTTTATG GTATTAACAGAGTACATCCTTGTTTCAGTAACAAGTGCAGTAACTGTGACAATAGCTGGGGTTGTAAAGGAAGCTGTCACTATACTG gTGGCAGTGTTTTACTTTCATGATGAATTTACATGGCTGAAAGGAGCTGGTCTGGTGACCATAATGTTTGGTGTGAGTCTATTCAATTGGTACAA